A single window of Oxyura jamaicensis isolate SHBP4307 breed ruddy duck chromosome 3, BPBGC_Ojam_1.0, whole genome shotgun sequence DNA harbors:
- the TCF21 gene encoding transcription factor 21, with product MSTGSLSDVEDLQEVEMLECDGLKMDTNKEFGASNESNEEGSNGENGSPQKGRGASGKRKKAPPKKSPLNGVSQEGKQVQRNAANARERARMRVLSKAFSRLKTTLPWVPPDTKLSKLDTLRLASSYIAHLRQILANDKYENGYIHPVNLTWPFMVAGKPESDLKEVVNTNRLCGPTAS from the exons ATGTCCACTGGGTCCCTCAGTGATGTGGAAGATCTTCAGGAGGTGGAGATGCTGGAGTGCGATGGCCTGAAAATGGATACTAACAAAGAGTTCGGGGCATCCAACGAGAGCAACGAGGAGGGATCCAACGGCGAGAATGGCTCCCCTCAGAAGGGGAGAGGGGCctcaggaaagaggaaaaaagctccCCCCAAGAAGAGCCCTTTAAATGGAGTGAGCCAGGAGGGAAAGCAGGTCCAGAGAAACGCTGCCAACGCCAGGGAGAGGGCGAGGATGAGGGTCCTTAGCAAAGCCTTTTCCAGGCTTAAGACCACCCTGCCCTGGGTGCCCCCAGACACCAAGCTCTCCAAACTGGACACCTTGAGGTTGGCCTCCAGCTACATCGCTCACCTGAGACAGATCCTGGCCAATGACAAGTACGAAAATGGCTACATCCACCCGGTCAACCTG ACCTGGCCTTTTATGGTAGCCGGCAAACCCGAGAGTGACCTGAAAGAAGTGGTGAACACAAACCGCTTGTGCGGCCCGACGGCATCCTGA